A section of the Ignavibacteriales bacterium genome encodes:
- the frr gene encoding ribosome recycling factor, whose protein sequence is MMIKDIIKQTDDKMHKAVEVVRHEFIKIRTGKATTALLDGVKIDYYGQHSPLTQVANVSVKDIHTISVQPWDKTMIQPIEKAIIAANLGLNPIVDANGIRVPIPPLNEERRKELVKLVKKFAEEGRIAIRNIRRDAIEHLKKSEKDEHFSEDERKRAEQDVQKMTDKFIKDVDGLVVLKEKEIMEV, encoded by the coding sequence ATTATGATAAAAGATATCATTAAACAAACAGACGACAAGATGCACAAAGCTGTAGAAGTTGTGCGTCATGAATTCATAAAAATCAGAACCGGGAAAGCAACAACAGCTCTGCTCGACGGTGTGAAGATCGATTACTACGGACAGCATTCACCTCTCACGCAAGTAGCGAACGTCAGCGTTAAAGACATCCACACAATATCGGTGCAACCTTGGGATAAAACAATGATTCAACCTATAGAGAAAGCGATCATCGCCGCGAATTTAGGTTTGAATCCGATCGTTGATGCAAATGGTATTCGTGTTCCAATACCTCCTTTGAACGAGGAAAGAAGAAAAGAACTCGTTAAATTGGTAAAGAAATTTGCCGAAGAAGGCAGAATTGCCATACGCAATATCAGACGTGATGCGATTGAACATCTGAAGAAATCGGAAAAAGACGAACATTTTTCCGAAGATGAACGAAAACGTGCCGAGCAGGATGTTCAAAAAATGACCGATAAATTTATTAAAGATGTTGACGGTTTAGTTGTGTTGAAAGAAAAAGAGATAATGGAAGTTTAA
- the rpsB gene encoding 30S ribosomal protein S2 — translation MPRIELADLLDAGAHFGHLTRRWNPKMKPFIFMERNGIHIIDLKKTQDLLEGAANALANIIGEGKKVLFVGTKSQAAVVIEEEAKRCGAFYTSSRWLGGMLTNFSTIRKSVKRLQNIEKMETDGTYDKITKKEALVLDREKEKLSDVLSGVVDMTRLPGALYVVDIKKEEISVREAKRLGIPVFAIVDTNCDPTFVDYPIPANDDAIKSIQAITRVMADAVLEGQERVSAMQQALNEQEQEKAPEPKQRRK, via the coding sequence ATGCCACGTATAGAATTAGCCGACCTACTTGATGCAGGCGCTCACTTTGGGCACCTCACACGCCGTTGGAATCCCAAAATGAAACCGTTTATTTTTATGGAAAGAAACGGTATTCATATCATCGATCTGAAAAAAACACAAGACCTTTTAGAAGGTGCCGCGAACGCTCTCGCTAATATTATTGGCGAAGGGAAGAAAGTTCTTTTTGTCGGAACAAAAAGTCAGGCAGCGGTGGTGATTGAAGAAGAAGCGAAAAGATGCGGTGCGTTTTACACATCGTCGCGCTGGTTGGGCGGTATGCTCACCAATTTTTCAACGATCAGAAAAAGTGTTAAGCGTCTCCAGAACATCGAAAAGATGGAAACCGACGGAACTTACGATAAGATAACGAAGAAAGAAGCATTAGTGTTAGATCGTGAAAAAGAAAAACTTTCGGATGTTTTATCGGGCGTGGTTGATATGACACGATTGCCGGGGGCTTTATATGTAGTCGACATTAAGAAAGAAGAAATCTCGGTGCGTGAAGCAAAGCGCTTGGGAATTCCGGTGTTCGCGATTGTAGATACGAATTGCGATCCAACATTCGTCGATTATCCCATTCCGGCGAACGATGACGCGATTAAATCAATTCAGGCGATAACCAGAGTGATGGCAGACGCGGTTCTTGAAGGACAGGAACGTGTAAGCGCTATGCAACAAGCACTTAATGAGCAAGAACAAGAAAAAGCTCCCGAACCGAAACAAAGAAGAAAATAA
- a CDS encoding metallophosphoesterase yields MILLCCLSLLVFTNYGLNQETGKTESIIIVGDTQRTSKWEIGTEQNKDVAKKIFDRIAEENPTCVVHLGDMVFYGSSKRSWASFDSDAASIIKDSIPIYPVPGNHEYFGNNKAALSNLYQHFPILKDQTWYSRQINKLGIIFLNSNFANLSKSANKLQLDWYKNELVNMENDSTIERIVVVCHHPPYTNSTVVSESKEVQKYFVQPFITAKKTELFFSGHCHSVEHFVKDNKHFIVSGGGGGPRQKLKVAAKWKYKDLHNGGRIRNFNYCKISFSDNEINLEIIGWDDAIKERKVLFGFQL; encoded by the coding sequence ATGATTCTATTGTGCTGCTTGTCTCTGCTCGTATTTACCAATTATGGTTTGAATCAGGAAACAGGTAAAACCGAATCGATAATTATTGTCGGGGATACGCAACGAACCAGCAAGTGGGAAATCGGTACGGAGCAGAACAAAGATGTTGCGAAGAAAATCTTTGATAGAATCGCTGAAGAAAATCCGACGTGTGTTGTACATTTAGGTGATATGGTTTTCTATGGTTCATCGAAGAGATCGTGGGCATCGTTTGATTCGGATGCCGCTTCGATCATTAAGGATAGTATTCCTATATATCCCGTACCCGGCAATCATGAATATTTCGGCAATAATAAAGCCGCATTGAGTAATTTGTATCAACACTTTCCAATCTTAAAAGATCAAACATGGTATTCGAGGCAAATAAATAAATTGGGGATCATATTCCTCAACTCGAATTTTGCAAACCTTTCGAAAAGTGCAAACAAATTGCAACTCGACTGGTATAAAAACGAATTGGTGAATATGGAAAACGATTCAACTATTGAAAGGATAGTCGTTGTATGTCATCATCCACCATATACAAACAGTACGGTGGTAAGTGAAAGCAAAGAAGTTCAAAAATATTTTGTACAACCATTTATCACGGCTAAAAAGACAGAACTGTTTTTCTCGGGGCACTGTCATAGTGTCGAGCACTTTGTAAAGGATAACAAACATTTCATAGTAAGCGGCGGGGGAGGTGGTCCGCGTCAGAAATTGAAAGTCGCTGCAAAGTGGAAGTATAAAGATTTACATAACGGAGGCAGAATAAGGAACTTCAATTATTGCAAAATATCTTTTAGCGATAATGAAATTAATTTAGAAATAATCGGATGGGACGATGCAATAAAGGAAAGGAAGGTTTTATTCGGGTTTCAGTTGTAA
- a CDS encoding UMP kinase: protein MKKYKPAFKRILLKVSGEALMGEKEFGIDSNILSKFASEIGQIHKYGIEIGIVIGGGNIYRGVENSSDGVDKVTGDHMGMLATIINGLALQSALEHHGVFTRLMSPIKMEEMAEPFIRRRAIRHLEKGRVVIFGAGTGNPYFTTDSAAALRAMEINADVIIKGTRVDGVYDCDPEKHKNALMYKEISYQDVLEKDLKVMDLTAITLCKENKMPIIVFNFNKSGNLKRLAQGQKVGTVVHAKAKRI, encoded by the coding sequence ATGAAAAAATATAAACCGGCATTCAAAAGAATCCTTCTAAAAGTCAGCGGTGAAGCGCTGATGGGGGAAAAAGAGTTCGGAATAGATTCTAATATTCTGAGCAAGTTCGCATCTGAGATCGGTCAGATACATAAGTACGGGATCGAAATCGGAATCGTCATCGGAGGCGGAAACATTTATCGCGGTGTCGAGAATTCGTCCGATGGTGTCGATAAAGTAACCGGTGATCATATGGGAATGCTTGCTACAATCATAAACGGTCTTGCGTTGCAAAGCGCGCTTGAACATCACGGCGTTTTCACCCGATTAATGAGTCCGATAAAAATGGAAGAGATGGCAGAACCATTCATTCGTCGGCGAGCGATCAGACACTTGGAGAAGGGGCGTGTTGTAATCTTTGGCGCAGGGACCGGTAATCCATATTTCACAACCGATTCTGCGGCGGCACTCAGGGCAATGGAAATCAATGCAGATGTCATCATCAAAGGCACACGTGTTGACGGAGTTTACGATTGCGATCCTGAAAAACACAAAAATGCGCTGATGTACAAAGAAATATCTTATCAGGATGTGTTGGAAAAAGATTTGAAAGTTATGGACCTTACCGCGATAACGTTATGCAAAGAAAACAAGATGCCGATTATCGTATTCAACTTCAATAAATCCGGAAATTTAAAACGGCTTGCACAGGGACAAAAAGTAGGAACGGTTGTTCACGCGAAAGCCAAAAGAATTTAA
- a CDS encoding PspC domain-containing protein: MSEINPEPFIGRLKELRRSRTNRKLFGVCGGLANYFDFDPTLMRFIFIALVFISFGWGLLIYIILGIIMPEEKLTETSA; encoded by the coding sequence ATGTCAGAAATAAATCCGGAACCTTTTATTGGACGATTGAAAGAATTACGACGTTCAAGAACTAATCGAAAATTATTCGGAGTTTGCGGCGGCTTAGCGAACTATTTCGATTTCGATCCTACGCTCATGAGATTTATCTTTATAGCGTTGGTATTTATTTCATTCGGTTGGGGTTTGCTCATCTACATCATACTCGGCATAATCATGCCGGAAGAAAAATTAACTGAAACATCCGCATAA
- the tsf gene encoding translation elongation factor Ts, which produces MEITSEQVKSLRDKTGAGMMDCKKALAESNGDMDKAIDYLRKKGAATAEKRADRATNQGVIEAYIHAGGRIGTMVEVNCETDFVAKTDDFKAFARELAMQIAAMNPLYVSREDVSKDVIEHEMEIYRTQAKNEKKPDQVVNRIAEGKLEKYYQEFCLTEQIYIKDSGKTIKDLILDLTAKTGEKITIRRFKRFHLGENS; this is translated from the coding sequence ATGGAAATTACGTCAGAACAAGTTAAATCATTACGCGATAAAACAGGCGCCGGAATGATGGATTGCAAGAAAGCGCTTGCAGAATCGAACGGCGATATGGATAAGGCAATTGATTACCTGCGGAAAAAAGGTGCGGCAACCGCAGAGAAGCGGGCTGATCGCGCTACAAATCAAGGTGTGATCGAAGCATATATCCATGCAGGTGGGCGAATCGGTACGATGGTTGAAGTGAACTGCGAAACCGATTTCGTGGCGAAGACAGACGACTTCAAAGCATTCGCGCGTGAGTTAGCGATGCAAATAGCTGCAATGAATCCGTTATACGTCAGTCGTGAAGATGTTTCGAAAGATGTTATCGAACACGAAATGGAAATTTACCGAACACAAGCAAAGAACGAAAAGAAACCCGATCAGGTCGTCAACCGGATTGCCGAAGGTAAGTTGGAGAAATATTACCAGGAGTTTTGCCTGACAGAACAAATCTATATCAAAGATTCAGGAAAAACGATTAAGGATCTGATCCTCGACCTGACGGCAAAGACGGGTGAGAAGATAACAATCCGACGTTTCAAGCGTTTTCACCTTGGAGAAAATTCATAA
- a CDS encoding aminotransferase class I/II-fold pyridoxal phosphate-dependent enzyme, translating into MTTNLTMHSPYMRWAKSNFHVQYNLANSGLMSYKLSQLPVRISDLELTGIHHYGYGPLLAEIEKKYSIPQENIFTTLGTSFANFMTLSVMFEPGAEILIEHPTYELIISAAEHVGYKIKRFYRRFEDGFQIDIDSLKKEVTSNTKLIALTNLHNPSSVYTDDMTLKEIGKIAKSVGAYVCVDEVYLDSAFDLAPCSSFHLDDNFIVTNSLTKVYGLSGIRSGFVFADKELIKKMWLLNDLFYVKHVYAAEQLAVIAFKNLETISKWSKDILSKNHVILNSFMKRNNELEAVIPGFGTTIFLKSKNLNADRLSEVLMKDYDTAVTPGRFFDMPQFIRLGLGCEPNDFAEGITRLEKGLNQITK; encoded by the coding sequence ATGACAACAAACCTGACGATGCATTCACCTTATATGAGATGGGCAAAATCTAACTTCCACGTACAATACAATCTTGCCAACAGCGGATTAATGAGTTACAAATTATCACAACTTCCTGTGCGCATAAGCGACCTTGAGTTGACCGGTATTCATCACTACGGTTATGGACCGCTTCTCGCAGAAATTGAGAAAAAATACAGCATCCCTCAAGAGAATATATTTACAACGCTCGGAACATCATTTGCCAATTTCATGACGCTTTCCGTTATGTTTGAACCGGGGGCTGAAATACTAATTGAGCATCCTACATACGAACTTATTATTTCCGCGGCTGAACATGTCGGTTATAAAATTAAAAGATTCTATCGCAGGTTTGAAGATGGTTTTCAGATCGACATCGATTCACTGAAAAAAGAGGTTACATCCAATACAAAATTGATTGCTCTAACCAATCTGCACAATCCGAGTAGTGTTTATACAGATGATATGACATTAAAAGAAATCGGAAAGATAGCTAAATCGGTCGGTGCTTATGTATGCGTTGATGAAGTGTATCTCGATTCTGCATTCGATCTCGCTCCGTGTTCGTCATTTCATTTAGACGATAATTTCATAGTGACGAACAGTTTAACTAAAGTATATGGATTGAGCGGTATACGTAGTGGATTTGTTTTTGCAGATAAAGAGTTGATTAAAAAGATGTGGCTTCTCAACGATCTGTTTTATGTGAAGCATGTCTATGCTGCTGAGCAGTTAGCCGTAATTGCTTTCAAGAATTTAGAGACGATCAGTAAATGGTCGAAGGATATACTTTCAAAAAATCACGTAATATTGAATTCGTTTATGAAGAGAAATAATGAACTTGAAGCAGTGATACCGGGATTTGGAACAACAATCTTCTTGAAATCAAAAAACCTAAATGCAGACCGACTATCCGAGGTTTTAATGAAAGATTACGATACCGCTGTTACCCCCGGGCGATTTTTCGACATGCCGCAATTTATCCGTCTCGGCTTAGGGTGCGAGCCGAACGATTTCGCCGAAGGGATTACCCGACTTGAAAAAGGATTAAATCAAATTACAAAATGA
- a CDS encoding PAS domain S-box protein yields MVMTRDMTKRKTAKNTYHETEELFRTIFETEPECVKVISRDGELLEMNPAGIKMLEANTFGEVQKHTLIVFIMPEYREAFRDLHKRVMNGETGVLEFEVVGLKGTRRWLETHAAPMHDAAGEVVKLLGVTRDITEHKKAVISLLDSEKKFKEIVEWSPIGIYQSTPSGEFITANQSLASMLGYQSVDELTKVNIKDCYYNHVDREKLIRGYDQETMGYVTNLELYWKKIDGKPISILLSAHAIRDAEGKTKYYEGFVLDITERKSLEVQLLRTQRLDSLGTLASGIAHDLNNVLSPILLSIDMLKRFATDEKSQKILSTLSGNVIRGRDIIKQVLTFARGINTEHDVLQSKHIVKEILNIIHETFPKNINVTSDIASDLWVVKGDATQLHQVLMNLSLNARDAITENGTITITASNFIADKQFAKMQIQAHEGKYVKISVRDTGHGIPPDIIENIFDPFFTTKEIGKGTGLGLSTSHTIVKEHGGFIDVSSEIGKGSIFDIYIPAVEDIGDKSVSNQIVDLIVGKGEGVLVVDDEDSIVDIIKQTLELYGYHTFTAKDGIEGIATYAQNKDKIDIVIIDLMMPMMDGIQMYKALRQFNSKIPVITMSGEKMDISSLTSSLSGVSTHLQKPYTAEILLKTLRKVLEK; encoded by the coding sequence ATGGTAATGACCCGAGATATGACTAAGCGCAAGACAGCGAAAAACACATATCATGAAACTGAAGAACTTTTTCGTACAATTTTTGAGACCGAACCTGAATGCGTAAAGGTTATTTCCCGCGACGGAGAACTTTTGGAAATGAACCCTGCGGGTATCAAGATGCTTGAAGCGAATACTTTCGGTGAAGTGCAAAAGCATACTCTTATCGTATTTATAATGCCCGAATACCGCGAAGCATTTCGCGACCTGCATAAGCGAGTAATGAATGGTGAAACTGGTGTGTTGGAATTTGAAGTTGTCGGTCTTAAAGGAACTCGACGATGGTTAGAAACTCATGCCGCACCGATGCATGATGCCGCGGGTGAGGTTGTAAAATTGTTAGGTGTCACTCGCGACATTACAGAACATAAGAAAGCTGTAATATCTCTTCTAGATAGCGAGAAGAAGTTTAAAGAGATTGTTGAATGGTCTCCAATCGGAATTTATCAATCAACCCCCTCGGGTGAATTTATCACAGCGAACCAAAGTCTCGCTTCAATGCTAGGATACCAATCGGTTGATGAATTGACTAAAGTAAACATCAAAGATTGTTATTACAACCACGTTGATAGAGAAAAACTGATCAGAGGATATGATCAGGAGACGATGGGATATGTGACAAATTTAGAACTCTATTGGAAAAAGATAGACGGCAAACCTATTTCCATCCTTCTATCCGCTCATGCCATCAGAGATGCTGAAGGAAAGACGAAGTATTATGAAGGATTCGTACTCGATATTACAGAACGAAAATCGTTAGAAGTACAACTGCTTCGAACTCAACGCCTAGATAGCCTGGGAACATTGGCAAGCGGTATAGCTCACGATCTGAACAATGTGTTATCTCCTATCCTGCTATCAATCGATATGCTAAAAAGATTTGCTACAGATGAAAAAAGTCAGAAGATATTATCAACCTTATCCGGTAACGTAATTAGAGGGCGGGATATAATTAAGCAGGTTCTAACTTTCGCTCGCGGAATTAACACTGAACATGATGTTTTGCAATCGAAACATATTGTCAAAGAGATTTTGAATATAATTCATGAAACGTTTCCGAAAAATATTAATGTTACATCCGACATCGCTTCTGATCTTTGGGTTGTAAAAGGTGACGCCACGCAGTTACATCAGGTCCTTATGAACCTGTCTTTAAACGCACGCGACGCAATTACTGAGAACGGTACGATCACGATCACTGCCTCTAATTTTATTGCGGATAAACAATTTGCAAAAATGCAGATACAGGCGCATGAAGGGAAGTACGTTAAAATATCGGTTCGCGATACAGGGCACGGAATTCCACCCGATATAATCGAAAATATATTTGATCCATTCTTTACAACCAAGGAAATCGGGAAAGGCACAGGTCTCGGTTTGTCAACATCTCACACAATCGTGAAAGAGCATGGTGGTTTTATCGATGTAAGCAGTGAAATCGGAAAAGGAAGCATATTCGATATTTACATCCCGGCAGTTGAAGATATTGGAGATAAATCTGTATCTAACCAAATAGTCGACCTAATCGTAGGTAAAGGAGAAGGAGTACTGGTAGTTGACGATGAAGATTCTATAGTCGATATAATAAAACAGACATTGGAATTATACGGTTATCATACATTCACAGCCAAAGATGGCATTGAAGGTATCGCTACCTATGCTCAGAATAAAGATAAAATAGATATCGTGATAATCGATTTGATGATGCCGATGATGGATGGTATCCAGATGTATAAAGCTCTTCGCCAATTTAACAGTAAGATTCCGGTAATCACAATGAGCGGCGAGAAAATGGATATATCTTCCCTTACCTCATCACTATCAGGAGTTAGCACTCATCTGCAAAAACCATACACGGCAGAAATTCTTTTGAAAACTTTGAGAAAAGTGCTGGAGAAATAA
- the rplM gene encoding 50S ribosomal protein L13 gives MALRQKLTHSYRQDEVLKKWYLVDAEGQTLGRLASRIATVLRGKNKPQFTTNADCGDFVIVVNADKIKIAAKREELKTYFHHTLYPAGATVESYKELIKTNPERIVTMAIKGMIPHNRLGVQVIKKLKVYRGTEHPHSAQKPEPLKFN, from the coding sequence GTGGCTTTAAGACAGAAATTAACACATTCATATAGGCAGGACGAGGTTTTAAAGAAATGGTATCTCGTTGACGCAGAGGGGCAAACACTGGGCCGTCTCGCAAGCCGCATTGCAACCGTACTGCGTGGCAAGAATAAACCACAGTTTACAACGAACGCCGACTGCGGCGATTTCGTAATTGTGGTGAACGCGGATAAAATAAAGATCGCCGCTAAACGTGAGGAGTTGAAAACTTATTTCCATCACACATTATATCCGGCAGGCGCAACGGTTGAATCGTACAAAGAGTTGATTAAAACAAATCCCGAGCGCATTGTAACGATGGCGATTAAAGGAATGATACCGCATAACCGGCTTGGAGTTCAGGTTATAAAAAAATTAAAGGTATACCGCGGAACGGAACATCCACACTCGGCACAAAAGCCCGAACCACTTAAGTTTAATTAG
- a CDS encoding DEAD/DEAH box helicase, whose amino-acid sequence MKSDLFKLSKGMIALLEKHGITTPTQIQTEIIPAIMAGDDVLAQSETGSGKTLSFAIPLIERIERNDGLQALILVPTRELCVQITEEFMKFSHGKHIGIVAVYGGVSINTQIKKLKKVNIVVATPGRLLDLLDRKALTLSTINYMVFDEADRMLDMGFIPDVERILRRMPQKRQTMLFSATVSKEITELSRKYLINPKFVHLASAVKPEFLRQTYYQTQQELKLPLLVALLKNDRDLALVFCNRKHVTAKLAKNLSRQGVSAKCLHGDMSQSQRERATNDFRNKRFSVLIATDVAARGLHIEDITHVYNFEIPKDVDSYTHRVGRTARAGKKGEAISLVAGGDEQKFFKQILFKYGGSITLKSVNKADLPAIIQPAEQSKKSSGGGHQHGHQGRILNRGDKGKKNKPSHDNRDAGNKNRSFKHHDDTVKTSKQPHQHFEHSKTERETQFKEKNEKKHKKNWREKWLGLIEKPSENKTTR is encoded by the coding sequence ATGAAATCAGACTTATTTAAGCTGAGCAAGGGTATGATTGCTTTGTTGGAAAAGCATGGAATAACAACACCTACACAAATTCAAACTGAAATTATACCTGCGATTATGGCCGGGGATGATGTCCTTGCCCAATCCGAAACCGGTTCAGGAAAAACTTTGAGTTTTGCGATTCCTTTGATAGAACGTATCGAACGAAATGACGGTTTGCAGGCATTGATCCTCGTCCCAACCCGTGAATTATGTGTGCAGATAACGGAAGAATTTATGAAATTTTCACACGGCAAACACATAGGCATTGTTGCCGTGTATGGCGGAGTATCGATAAATACACAGATAAAAAAATTAAAAAAAGTGAATATCGTTGTTGCAACTCCGGGTCGGCTTTTAGATTTACTCGATAGAAAGGCACTGACACTTTCAACAATCAATTACATGGTTTTCGATGAAGCAGATAGAATGCTGGATATGGGATTCATTCCGGATGTAGAAAGAATATTACGACGCATGCCGCAGAAGAGGCAGACAATGTTGTTCAGCGCTACCGTTTCAAAAGAGATAACAGAATTGAGTAGAAAGTATCTCATCAATCCCAAGTTTGTGCATCTTGCTTCTGCCGTGAAGCCGGAGTTTTTACGGCAAACTTATTACCAAACGCAACAGGAATTAAAATTACCTCTTCTCGTTGCACTTTTAAAAAATGACAGAGATTTAGCATTAGTATTTTGTAACCGTAAACATGTCACCGCGAAGCTTGCCAAGAATTTATCGAGGCAGGGAGTAAGCGCGAAATGTTTACACGGAGATATGTCTCAATCGCAGCGAGAACGCGCGACCAATGATTTCAGGAACAAAAGATTTTCGGTTCTGATTGCCACAGATGTTGCCGCCCGTGGTTTACACATCGAAGATATTACGCATGTTTATAATTTCGAGATACCGAAAGATGTAGATTCATACACGCACAGAGTTGGGCGTACAGCCCGCGCTGGAAAAAAGGGGGAAGCGATATCGCTTGTTGCCGGCGGTGACGAACAAAAATTTTTCAAACAGATTTTGTTCAAGTACGGCGGAAGCATCACATTGAAAAGCGTTAACAAAGCCGATTTACCCGCCATCATACAACCGGCTGAGCAATCGAAAAAGAGCAGCGGCGGCGGACATCAACATGGTCATCAGGGAAGAATCCTTAACCGCGGTGATAAAGGAAAGAAAAATAAACCATCGCATGACAACCGAGATGCGGGAAATAAAAACAGATCATTCAAACACCATGACGATACTGTAAAAACAAGTAAACAACCTCACCAACATTTTGAACATTCAAAAACTGAAAGAGAAACTCAGTTTAAAGAGAAGAACGAGAAAAAGCATAAAAAGAACTGGCGTGAGAAATGGTTGGGGCTTATAGAAAAACCATCTGAGAATAAAACAACCAGATAG
- the rpsI gene encoding 30S ribosomal protein S9 — MAAFHRIAVGRRKTAVARVILKPGSGEIKINDIALEKYFPIETLKTDVLLPFTVTELLGKYDVDAIVNGGGSSGQAGAVKLGISRALVDLNNDLRGKLREHDLLTRDSRMVERKKYGQRKARKRFQFSKR; from the coding sequence ATGGCAGCATTTCATAGAATAGCAGTTGGCAGACGCAAGACAGCAGTTGCACGCGTAATTTTAAAACCCGGTTCAGGAGAAATTAAAATTAACGACATCGCTCTGGAAAAATATTTTCCCATCGAGACTTTAAAAACAGATGTGCTTCTTCCATTTACAGTTACCGAATTACTAGGTAAATACGATGTGGACGCGATAGTCAACGGCGGCGGATCGAGCGGACAAGCAGGCGCTGTGAAGCTCGGTATATCACGCGCTTTAGTAGATCTTAATAACGATTTGCGCGGAAAACTCCGCGAGCATGATTTGCTCACTCGTGATTCGAGAATGGTTGAGCGTAAAAAATACGGTCAACGCAAAGCACGCAAGAGATTCCAGTTCAGTAAGAGATAA